In Chitinispirillales bacterium ANBcel5, a single window of DNA contains:
- the rsgA gene encoding ribosome small subunit-dependent GTPase A — MTTKSVYTAKVIEEQKNYLVVDTPIGNVKTTVLGKQKKKKRRICTGDIVEMEIINFDSLEGVIRSVAPRKSYLPRPPIANIDQIIFINTFISPSLDLNTLDRYLFTAAVYDIKSVLVFNKTDLLTSQQTDELKKVTDTYTRIGYEVIFTSAKKGSGLNHITTLCTSKLSALTGLSGVGKSSLLSRIFPDQIFRTGEVSGTTGRGTHTTTHTSLTALQSGGYIADTPGFAFIEIPQVDENSVVNCFPEIADKTGECRFNDCKHEKEPGCAVKELVNSGTIAHWRHKHYLKIRKEMEERKKQNWKSV; from the coding sequence ATGACTACCAAATCAGTTTATACAGCAAAAGTTATAGAAGAACAGAAGAATTATCTTGTAGTGGACACCCCGATAGGGAATGTTAAAACAACTGTTTTGGGGAAGCAGAAAAAGAAAAAAAGAAGAATTTGCACCGGCGATATAGTGGAGATGGAAATAATTAACTTCGATAGCCTTGAAGGGGTTATCAGAAGTGTAGCCCCAAGAAAAAGCTATCTTCCCAGGCCTCCTATTGCAAATATCGATCAGATAATTTTTATTAACACTTTTATTTCACCATCTCTTGACCTCAACACTCTTGATAGATATCTTTTTACCGCTGCAGTATATGATATAAAGTCTGTACTTGTTTTTAATAAGACCGACCTTCTCACTTCCCAACAAACCGATGAGCTTAAAAAAGTAACGGATACTTACACACGTATCGGATATGAGGTCATTTTCACATCAGCGAAAAAAGGTTCGGGTCTTAATCACATTACTACTCTATGCACTTCAAAATTATCTGCCTTGACGGGGCTTTCCGGAGTAGGAAAATCGTCACTACTGTCAAGAATTTTTCCCGACCAAATTTTCAGAACAGGCGAAGTATCAGGAACTACAGGAAGAGGTACACACACTACAACGCATACCTCCCTTACTGCGCTTCAAAGTGGAGGGTATATTGCAGATACTCCGGGGTTTGCCTTTATAGAGATTCCTCAAGTTGATGAAAACAGTGTGGTGAACTGCTTTCCCGAAATTGCAGATAAAACAGGAGAGTGCCGCTTTAATGACTGTAAGCACGAAAAGGAGCCTGGATGCGCTGTAAAAGAACTGGTAAATAGTGGAACAATAGCCCACTGGAGACATAAGCATTATCTCAAAATAAGAAAAGAGATGGAAGAGAGAAAAAAACAGAATTGGAAAAGCGTATAA
- the larC gene encoding nickel pincer cofactor biosynthesis protein LarC: protein MKKILYFDLVSGASGDMILSSLIDLGVPVSYLQEQLKRTSIPKIHISVQRKKTQGIESTQLKLNWEEQKHYRHIHQIMEIIESGNFSDSVVQRCSKVLNHLGSAEAKVHGVPLDRVHFHEIGAVDTVIDILGMSLCMEYLEVDHLAFSNLTVGHGFVNTEHGRMPVPVPATAEMLRGFSVNRLDIADEILTPTGCALLTALGEQSVFALDGTVENSGVGCGSKEFKGHPNVLRVFLLSSKLQPQTEWICQLETDLDHVSGEVMAHMSDILNTSGALDSCWIPIYMKKCRPGYRLSCLCRPEDRAKLIDLVIRNTRTLGVRWQLLTRTIAKRRVDSIRFLGEEAKEKVCSYGSFSFSKLEYESLVRISEKSKIPVLNLIEEYISSKTKDSE from the coding sequence ATGAAAAAAATACTCTATTTTGACCTGGTAAGCGGAGCTTCAGGGGATATGATACTCTCCTCACTTATCGATCTTGGGGTTCCGGTGTCCTATCTTCAGGAGCAGTTAAAACGAACATCTATTCCAAAAATACACATTTCAGTGCAGCGAAAAAAAACTCAGGGAATAGAATCCACACAGTTAAAGCTCAATTGGGAGGAGCAGAAGCACTATCGCCATATTCATCAAATTATGGAGATTATTGAAAGTGGAAACTTTAGTGATTCGGTAGTGCAGAGGTGTTCTAAAGTATTAAATCACCTGGGAAGTGCAGAGGCAAAGGTGCATGGAGTACCTTTGGATCGGGTCCATTTCCATGAGATTGGGGCTGTCGATACAGTAATAGATATTTTGGGCATGAGTCTGTGTATGGAGTATTTGGAAGTGGATCATTTAGCATTCTCAAACCTTACTGTTGGGCATGGCTTTGTGAATACAGAGCATGGAAGAATGCCGGTTCCGGTACCTGCTACCGCTGAGATGCTAAGGGGGTTTTCTGTGAACAGGCTGGATATAGCGGATGAAATTCTTACTCCAACAGGATGTGCTCTGCTCACGGCTCTGGGGGAGCAGAGTGTCTTTGCACTTGATGGCACAGTGGAAAACAGTGGGGTAGGCTGCGGCAGTAAGGAATTTAAGGGGCATCCCAATGTTTTACGTGTGTTTTTGCTCAGTAGTAAGTTACAGCCTCAAACTGAGTGGATCTGTCAACTGGAGACTGATCTTGATCATGTAAGCGGAGAAGTAATGGCTCATATGAGCGATATACTGAATACAAGTGGAGCCTTGGATTCTTGCTGGATTCCTATATATATGAAAAAGTGCCGCCCGGGTTATCGCCTCTCCTGTCTGTGCAGGCCTGAAGATCGTGCTAAATTGATTGATTTAGTGATCAGGAACACAAGAACACTTGGGGTTAGATGGCAACTTCTAACAAGAACAATTGCAAAACGTAGGGTAGATAGTATTCGATTTTTGGGTGAAGAGGCAAAAGAGAAGGTGTGTAGTTATGGATCTTTTTCCTTTTCAAAACTGGAATATGAATCGCTCGTCAGGATTTCAGAGAAGAGTAAAATTCCTGTATTAAATCTTATAGAAGAATACATCAGCAGTAAAACCAAAGATTCAGAGTAA